DNA from Kitasatospora acidiphila:
GGCTCGTGTGGATCATCGCCCGGCCTCTCGGTTTACGTTGTTGTACTGGCCCGCCACGATTTGGCCGATGTTGTCGATCGAGTCCTTGGTGGCAGCGTCGGCAGGCGAATTCGGATTGGTCATGTAGTTGGAATGCGAGTCGAACGACAATGGGAGGCCATCTGCCACATCGAACCGCTGGGCACCGAATTGCGCACTGGCTGGATCGGTGCCAAACCACAACTGGTGAGGATCTGCCTGATTGTAGAGCCAGTCGGTGCCGGGTACGAGGGCTGGTGCGAGCGGCGGGAGAGCGACCGCGACGGCGCCGTCGACGCCGGTTTCGGTTTTCGAGGGCAGGTGCGTCACCGGATCGTTCTGGGCGGCGCCGACCCAGACGTGGCTCGGGTCGACGTTGAGTTGGGATGCCTTGTCCGCTCCGGTACCAGGGCTGCCGACCAGGATGATGTCGTCCGCCCCAGTTCCGCCAGGTTGCTGTGCAGCCAGGCCCACTGTGGTGGAACCGTAGCTGTGGCCGAGCGCAGTGAGGTGCGCCGGCGCACCCTCATGGGTCGCGCGAAGCCCGTTGAGGAACTGGTCGTAGGACACAGCGCCACTTTGGGCCCGGTCGGATGACAACACTTCCGCCGGTCGGGTGTCCCCGTCTGCCAGCTTGTCCAGGCCGGGTGGCGGATCGTAGCCGAGCCAGACCATGGATGCAGTCGTGGCGTTCGGGTCCGCCTTCGTCGCGGACAGCCAGACGTTGTAGGCACGGTCGGCGTCTTTGCCGCCTACCGACGAGAGCGTCGTACCGAGCCCGGGCACGTAGGCGCTGACATTCTGGGCGGTATCCGGGTTGCCGTAGGAGAGGATGCCGCGTCCCTGGCCTTGGTCACCGACACCGATGAGGAGGGCCGGTGGCTGCTTACCCGCGTTCTGGTCCAACTTCGCCTGAATCGCGTTGAAGCCATCGAGCTTGACCTTGTCGTCGGCCGACAGGGGCTGCTTCTGCTGGTACTGGTTGATCAGGTTGGTCAGGTTGATCCGGTTCGCCTGGTCCCGGGCGAGCGACGGTATCCCGTCGCGGTTGCCTATGAGATCCGGGTGGGTCTTGATCAGGCGCTGCTGCTCGTCCGGCGTGAGTCGGTTCCACCAGGTGAGGACATCGGCGGGCTTCGAGTCCTTCCCCGGGAACCCAGCCGAGAGCAGGTCCGTCCCCGCCTGGGTGACCGTGCCCAGGTCCTTCTGGGCCTGGGTGGTGTCGAGGCCGGTGCCGGTACGGGCCCGCTGGGTCAGGTCGTCGAGCAGCTTGGCGATCCGCGCGTCAGCGGTCGTCGCCTCGGTGACGGCGTCGCTGATCCGGTTGGCGATGTCCTTGCCTTGCTGCGGCGTGTTGTAGTCCGGGTCCTTCCGTTCGGCTGCGGCTGGCGGAGGCCAGGTGACCGTCCCGTCGTTCGCCACGGTGAAGCCCCCGTTCTGCGCGTCCTGCAGGGCTTCCTGGAGTTTGGACTGGGCCAGCCGGAAGCTGTCGGCTGCCTCGCGCAGCAGGGCACCCATCGCCGACATCTCGGTGTGTGCCGCGTCGAGCCGGTTGCTGGTGTTCTGCAACGAGGTGTTGGCCGCGCCGGCGGCTGTGCCGATCCACCGGTTGTCGAAGATGTGCTTGACAACCTGGGAGTTCAGCTGGTCGACATGACCCTGGAATGCTGCAGCGAGCTTGTCGTAGGCCGCGGCGACCGAGTCCAGCGGGCCGAGATCGGCTTCACGCAGTTCAGCAAGGCTGACCATCAGTTACCTGCCGAGGGGTACGGGGCCCCGGCGGGGCCGGGGAACGCATTCGCCGCGTTTGTGTCCGTGTTGCGGTACGAGGCTGCTGTCTTGGTCAACTTGTCGCCGACGCCGTCGACTTCGGTGCCCAAGGCGCGCAGGCAGTCCTCCCAGGCGGATGTGCAACTGCTCAGTGAGCCGGCGGTCTGCCAGCCGAGTAGGCCTCCGACGGCATCATCGGACGGCTGCTGGATGGTCTTCAACTCGTTCGGTATCGCTGCGCCGGTGTCGTGGGCGACCTTCGCCGCCGCATCCAGATCACTCGGGTCGACAGCGAACGTTGTCCCGCCTCCGCCAGCGCTCGCGCTAACCATGGTCCCCCCTTGGAGTTTGCGACTTTGGCCCGGGCATCACTCACAGCATCGAATGTCGATCTTACTGTAATGATGAAAATCTTATTCGCCTATGGCGGTGGGCTGGCGGTCAGGCACTCCGGATCCTCGGTTCAGCGTCCAGCCCCGTTCGACTCGGTGGCGGGCAACAGTCACCTGCATGGGCCTGGCTGTCCGAATCAAGTAGGCCAACTGTCATGCCACTTGATCCGGCAGGCGCTACCGGGCCGAGTAGGTCTTCAAGCTGACGGCCCGTCCGGAGCCCTTTGTGCGGATCTCGGCGGCCACCGCCTTGTCCACCGGAACCACCACCCGGTCCCCGGCCGGCAGCCGGACCAGGCCGCCGATGGGGGTGCGGTGGACGACCTGCTGCGAGGCGCCGGGGGCCGGGGTGTCGTAGACCAGGTGGACGACGCGCAGGGCGATCGGCACGGGGTGCGGGTTGTGGAGGCCGACCGCGGTGAACGGGGTGAACCGGCTGACCGCCCTGCCTTCCTCGACGCGCAGCCGCTCGTGCCCTACGCCCGTGCGCGCAGGCGGCGCAGCATCCGGGCGTCCTGGAACCCGACCGC
Protein-coding regions in this window:
- a CDS encoding type VII secretion target; the protein is MVSASAGGGGTTFAVDPSDLDAAAKVAHDTGAAIPNELKTIQQPSDDAVGGLLGWQTAGSLSSCTSAWEDCLRALGTEVDGVGDKLTKTAASYRNTDTNAANAFPGPAGAPYPSAGN
- a CDS encoding alpha/beta hydrolase, whose amino-acid sequence is MVSLAELREADLGPLDSVAAAYDKLAAAFQGHVDQLNSQVVKHIFDNRWIGTAAGAANTSLQNTSNRLDAAHTEMSAMGALLREAADSFRLAQSKLQEALQDAQNGGFTVANDGTVTWPPPAAAERKDPDYNTPQQGKDIANRISDAVTEATTADARIAKLLDDLTQRARTGTGLDTTQAQKDLGTVTQAGTDLLSAGFPGKDSKPADVLTWWNRLTPDEQQRLIKTHPDLIGNRDGIPSLARDQANRINLTNLINQYQQKQPLSADDKVKLDGFNAIQAKLDQNAGKQPPALLIGVGDQGQGRGILSYGNPDTAQNVSAYVPGLGTTLSSVGGKDADRAYNVWLSATKADPNATTASMVWLGYDPPPGLDKLADGDTRPAEVLSSDRAQSGAVSYDQFLNGLRATHEGAPAHLTALGHSYGSTTVGLAAQQPGGTGADDIILVGSPGTGADKASQLNVDPSHVWVGAAQNDPVTHLPSKTETGVDGAVAVALPPLAPALVPGTDWLYNQADPHQLWFGTDPASAQFGAQRFDVADGLPLSFDSHSNYMTNPNSPADAATKDSIDNIGQIVAGQYNNVNREAGR